In Caloenas nicobarica isolate bCalNic1 chromosome 5, bCalNic1.hap1, whole genome shotgun sequence, a single genomic region encodes these proteins:
- the GPHB5 gene encoding glycoprotein hormone beta-5 encodes MQCKHVSMKLHCVILGPLLLLLLAGCDGAPKTSAIDLRTFVGCAVREFTFLARKRGCRALRVTTDACWGRCETWERPVLKPPYIETYHRVCTYNETKMMTVKLPKCAPDVDPFYTYPVAIRCDCDICSTATTQCETA; translated from the exons atgcaatgcAAGCACGTGAG CATGAAGCTCCACTGCGTGATCCTGGggcctctcctgctgctgctgctggccggCTGCGATGGTGCGCCCAAGACCTCCGCCATCGACCTGCGGACCTTCGTTGGCTGCGCTGTGCGcgagttcaccttcctggccaGGAAACGTGGCTGCAGGGCGCTGCGGGTGACGACGGACGCGTGCTGGGGACGCTGCGAGACCTGGGAG AGACCAGTGCTGAAACCACCTTACATTGAGACTTACCACCGTGTTTGCACCTACAACGAGACCAAGATGATGACGGTGAAGCTGCCCAAGTGTGCCCCCGATGTGGATCCCTTCTACACCTACCCGGTGGCCATTCGCTGCGACTGCGACATCTGCTCCACGGCCACGACCCAATGCGAGACTGCCTGA